CGTGCGCAAGGCCGGCCCCGCGTGCCACACCGGCGAAGAGACCTGCTTCGGCGAGGGCCGCTGGGACGCGCTCGCGCACCTGGACGCGACGCTCTCCGCTCGCGCGGCCGGTCCCCAGCCCGAAGGCGCGAAGCCCAGCTACACGCGGCGCCTGCTGGAGGACCGGAACCTTCGCCTGAAGAAAGTGGGGGAAGAGGCCGCGGAGCTCGTCACCGCCTGCGCGGACGCGGACACGCACCGGGCCGCGGAAGAGGCCGCCGACGTGCTCTTCCACGCGCTCGTCGCGGTGCGTGCCCTGGGCGTCACGCTGGACGACGTGAAGGCCGTCCTCGCCGCCCGCGCCCGTCCGAAACGGCCCTGAAATCCCTGGATAACCCGGCGTGTCGGTTGCGACCCAGGCGGAGTTGTCCAGCTGCACTGCATCCTCACAGCGTGACTGGCACACAGGCGCCCCAAAGGTGCATGCGTGTGTCCGCTACTCTTCAACCGCCTCTGTGATCCTGGTACAGATTCCGGCCTGCGACACGGGCCGTGCCCGACGAAGCGGCCCCGTCGTCATCAGCGTTCGCATCCCGGAGGCTTCGTGTCTGCCACGTACCAATCCGAACTCATCGACCGCGTCCTCTTCTCGCGCTGGCACAACCCGCCGACGAAGGACGACGTCCAGGCCATCATGGCGCAGATGGAGGACGCGACGCAGCGACTGGGGCAGAACGTGCTCTACATCGCGTCCATCAGCCCCAAGGCGAAGGTTCCCGACGCGACCGAGCGCGCGCACCTGAACCAGATGGTCGCCGAGGGCCGCCGCTACTGTGAGCAGTCCTGGCTCGTCTACGAGGGCACGGACCTGCAGCACAACCTGCAGCGAGTCATCATCTCGGGCGTGCTCATCCTCACGCGCACGTTCGACAACTACCTGTCGGTCGCCAAGTCGGCGGACGCCATCGTCAAGGACGTGTCCACCGCGCTGAAGAAGGACGCGTCCTCCATCTTCCGTCAGGCGCGCGACCGCGGCCTCATCGCCTGACGCACCACGCGGGCGACGTCGGAGCCCCTCCGACGCCGCGTGCGTGATGGCGCCCGTGCCTACCGGGCGCCGATGATCTCCAGCTCCTTCAGCTCCACCCCCGGCCGCTCCGGAAGGACGCTCACCGCGTCCACGTCGAGCAGGGGGACCCCGGGCTTGCAGATCTCCCACCTGCCCGTGCCGTGGAAGCGGCAGACGGTGGGATCCACGAAGAAGCCCTTGCCCCCCGGCTCCGCGTGTCCCACGCCGTCCGGCGCGCGGACGTGTGCCCGCAGGGAGCCCGGCCCCGTGGCCCGCACCTGGAAGGACGCCACGTACTTCAGCGACGGGGCGTACCCCAGCCGCAGCGCGCCGTCAGCCCCCGTGCCCGCTTCCGCCATGGGCAGCTTCACTCCGGACAGCTCGTCCCGGTCGAACGCGCGGAACGCATCCCCAGGCCCCGTCGGCTGATCCGGCTTGATGGGCTTCGTCTCCACCGTGCCCGCCGTGTTCAGCGTCGCCAGCATGGGCGCCCGCCGGGCCTGCTGCACCGCCGCAGCGTTCAGGAGCGCCGGGGGCAACTGCTCCGTCTTCACACACGTGGGCGCCAGGGCCTCCATGAGCGCCAGCAGCTGCGGCTCCACCTCCGCCCCCGTCATGGCCGCGGGGCCCACGGCCTGGCGCGCGAGCTCCTGGCAGGCCGCGCCCAGGGCGGGCCCCGCGTGCTCCAGGCTCCAGCTTGCCTCCTGGAGGGGCGGGTTCCCCCGGCGCGCGGCCTCCCGCAGCGCCTGCATTACCGCCTGGCCGCAGGGATTGTCAGCGGGCGCACATCGCTCGCAGAGGGTGGCGAGCAGCTCACGGGGCAGGCCGTCCTTCGCCGTCAGCGGCGCTCGGGAGGCCAGGGCAGGGCCCCGGGCGCATGCGGCGGCGGGAGGGGTGGGG
The sequence above is a segment of the Corallococcus exiguus genome. Coding sequences within it:
- the hisIE gene encoding bifunctional phosphoribosyl-AMP cyclohydrolase/phosphoribosyl-ATP diphosphatase HisIE, whose product is MTLELSRLNFDKGQGLVMVVTQDASTGDVLMVAHADREALERTLATGEMHYRSRTRGLWHKGATSGNTQKVVSLTADCDGDAVLARVRKAGPACHTGEETCFGEGRWDALAHLDATLSARAAGPQPEGAKPSYTRRLLEDRNLRLKKVGEEAAELVTACADADTHRAAEEAADVLFHALVAVRALGVTLDDVKAVLAARARPKRP
- a CDS encoding DofB protein, with protein sequence MSATYQSELIDRVLFSRWHNPPTKDDVQAIMAQMEDATQRLGQNVLYIASISPKAKVPDATERAHLNQMVAEGRRYCEQSWLVYEGTDLQHNLQRVIISGVLILTRTFDNYLSVAKSADAIVKDVSTALKKDASSIFRQARDRGLIA